The Gopherus evgoodei ecotype Sinaloan lineage chromosome 8, rGopEvg1_v1.p, whole genome shotgun sequence genome includes a region encoding these proteins:
- the HENMT1 gene encoding small RNA 2'-O-methyltransferase — MSVDSMMDTNLQKDDLTGTIKFIPPLYKQRYQFIKDLVIKYKPKKVADLGCADCTLLWMLKFCKCIEVLAGLDIRENVMKEKMHMLSPLPADYLQPSERSLTVTLHHGSVAHKDPCMLGFDLVTCIELVEHLETAELEKFPEVVFGFMAPAMVVISTPNSEFNPLLPGVTLFRHSDHKFEWDRAQFQSWAVAAATRYDYTVEFTGLGTPPPGTENVGFCTQIGVFVRKYPKNGETVNSEKHTEHAYKTVFKAVYPSLKDEKYLQNAVVSEVLFGADIIKRQLLGNFKSECKEHSDGIEPKLKFQPFKYFMTCSKNLSLAVTEKLAADRSMEPFIDGNTVYIPLAKIFSIPKVNQLCGTFEKLSKLIAGKVALSSDGSAVVVTIEYENEEQEN; from the exons ATGAG tgtGGACAGTATGATGGATACGAATCTTCAAAAGGATGATCTCACAGGAACAATTAAGTTCATACCTCCCCTGTACAAACAACGTTACCAATTCATTAAAGATTTAGTGATTAAATACAAACCTAAAAAG GTTGCAGACTTGGGATGTGCTGACTGTACATTACTCTGGATGTTGAAATTCTGCAAATGCATTGAGGTGCTCGCTGGGCTAGATATCAGGGAGAATGTGATGAAGGAGAAAAT GCATATGTTGTCTCCCCTTCCTGCTGACTATCTGCAACCAAGTGAAAGATCTCTAACTGTGACCTTGCATCATGGCTCAGTTGCTCATAAAGATCCTTGCATGCTTGGTTTTGACTTGGTAACGTGCATTGAATT AGTAGAGCACCTGGAAACAGCAGAACTGGAAAAGTTTCCAGAAGTGGTATTTGGTTTTATGGCTCCAGCCATGGTTGTAATCAGCACTCCAAACTCAGAATTTAACCCTTTGCTCCCAGGAGTGACACTGTTCAGACATTCAGACCATAAATTTGAATGGGACCGAGCACAATTTCAAAGTTG GGCAGTAGCTGCAGCTACTCGCTATGATTATACAGTGGAATTTACTGGACTTGGGACCCCACCACCTGGAACTGAGAATGTTGGGTTTTGTACGCAAATAGGTGTGTTTGTGAGAAAATATCCAAAGAATGGTGAAACTGTTAACTCTGAGAAACACACGGAACATGCTTACAAAACT GTTTTCAAGGCAGTGTACCCAAGTCTTAAAGATGAAAAGTACCTGCAGAATGCAGTGGTCAGTGAAGTTCTTTTCGGAGCAGACATCATTAAAAGACAACTACTGGGCAATTTCAAGTCTGAGTGTAAGGAGCATAGTGATGGCATTGAGCCAAAACTCAAATTCCAGCCATTTAAATATTTCATGACGTGTTCAAAGAACCTTTCTCTAGCTGTAACTGAAAAACTTGCTGCTGATCGAAGCATGGAGCCATTCATCGATGGAAACACCGTTTATATACCTCTGGCAAAAATCTTTTCTATTCCAAAAGTGAATCAActttgtggcacctttgagaagTTAAGCAAGCTTATTGCTGGCAAAGTAGCACTGAGCAGTGATGGTTCTGCCGTGGTAGTCACTATCGAATATGAAAATGAAGAACAAGAGAATTAG